A window from Candidatus Thermoplasmatota archaeon encodes these proteins:
- a CDS encoding aminotransferase class I/II-fold pyridoxal phosphate-dependent enzyme, which produces MSPLSSHALDDPRLARRVGLFPESVIREMTRLALAHGAVNLGQGFPDFEPPAPMVEAAKRALDGGHNQYAVTWGAPALRAAIAAKAKRFNGIDCDADRHVTVTCGATEAMMAAMLALVDEGDEVVAFEPFYENYGPDALLSGAKLKLVPLDPARAFAFDEERLKAAFSRRTKAIILNTPNNPAGKVFTRDEMKAIADLCRDHDAFAVTDEIYEHILYGGRKHVSIATLPGMFDRTITVSGASKTYSATGWRVAWAIAPPAASVALRRVHDFLTVGAPHPLQMGVAAALALPDSYYAELNALYDRQRRALVAMLRDAGFEPVDPEGAYYVMADFRHVAAPAAAKTDDRRFAEWLVRDVGLAGVPGSSFFGDPALGRSLIRFNFAKTDATLAAARAKLARLGS; this is translated from the coding sequence GTGAGCCCCTTGTCCTCGCACGCCCTCGACGACCCCCGCCTCGCGCGCCGCGTCGGCCTCTTCCCCGAATCCGTCATCCGGGAGATGACACGGCTCGCCCTCGCGCACGGGGCCGTCAACCTGGGGCAGGGCTTCCCCGACTTCGAGCCTCCGGCCCCCATGGTCGAGGCCGCGAAGCGCGCGCTCGACGGGGGCCACAACCAGTACGCGGTGACGTGGGGCGCGCCCGCCCTGCGCGCGGCCATCGCCGCGAAGGCGAAGCGATTCAACGGGATCGACTGCGACGCCGACAGGCACGTGACCGTCACGTGCGGCGCGACCGAAGCCATGATGGCCGCGATGCTCGCGCTCGTCGACGAGGGCGACGAGGTCGTCGCCTTCGAGCCGTTCTACGAGAACTACGGTCCGGACGCGCTCCTTTCGGGCGCGAAGCTGAAGCTCGTCCCCCTCGACCCCGCGCGCGCGTTCGCGTTCGACGAGGAGCGTCTCAAGGCCGCCTTCTCGCGGCGCACGAAGGCGATCATCCTGAACACGCCGAACAATCCCGCGGGGAAGGTCTTCACGCGCGACGAGATGAAGGCGATCGCGGACCTCTGCCGCGACCACGACGCCTTCGCGGTCACCGACGAGATCTACGAGCACATCCTCTACGGCGGCCGCAAGCACGTCTCGATCGCGACGCTTCCCGGCATGTTCGACCGCACGATCACGGTGAGCGGCGCCTCGAAGACGTACAGCGCGACCGGGTGGCGCGTCGCGTGGGCGATCGCCCCGCCCGCGGCGTCCGTCGCGCTGCGGCGCGTCCACGACTTCCTCACGGTCGGCGCGCCGCACCCGCTGCAGATGGGCGTCGCGGCGGCCCTCGCGCTGCCCGACTCCTACTATGCGGAGCTGAACGCGCTCTACGACCGCCAGCGCCGCGCGCTCGTCGCGATGCTCCGCGACGCGGGCTTCGAGCCCGTCGACCCCGAAGGCGCGTATTACGTGATGGCCGACTTCCGGCACGTGGCCGCGCCGGCGGCGGCGAAAACCGACGACCGACGCTTCGCGGAGTGGCTCGTGCGCGACGTCGGTCTTGCGGGCGTGCCGGGTTCGAGCTTCTTCGGCGACCCCGCGCTCGGTCGCTCGCTCATCCGGTTCAATTTCGCGAAGACCGACGCGACGCTCGCCGCGGCGCGGGCGAAGCTCGCGCGACTCGGCTCATGA
- a CDS encoding Glu/Leu/Phe/Val dehydrogenase, which translates to MTATPDGTPATHTPDLGSQPRTKEGQGPPSLAEMAHQQFVKASKYVNLEPWIVEHLSHPKRTTIASVPVRMDDGSVKAFTAYRCQYSDALGPTKGGIRYHPDVSLDEVIALAAWMTWKCAVAGLPYGGAKGGVVCDPRGFSKGELERLTRRLTVEFINVFGPETDIPAPDVNTTSEMMGWIYDTYSMVKGYHAAGVVTGKPLTLGGSLGRPESTGRGVVDTAVAAAEHLKLDPQRLTAVVQGFGKVGSYAALFLQQKGVRVVGVSDVTGAIYNEKGIDVPKLIEYTKRNGGLIRGYPEAKAWGTDILTAPCDILVPAALENQITAQNAKEIQARIVAEGANGPTTVKADDILHKNNVFVVPDIVANSGGVVVSYFEWVQNANKFAWTEDIVNQRLADTMRTSFRNTVRASESKGVDMRTGAYILALERCGEAIRARGLFP; encoded by the coding sequence GTGACGGCCACCCCGGACGGAACGCCCGCGACGCACACGCCCGATCTCGGCTCGCAGCCCCGTACAAAGGAGGGTCAGGGTCCCCCGAGCCTCGCCGAGATGGCGCACCAGCAGTTCGTCAAGGCTTCGAAGTACGTCAATCTCGAGCCCTGGATCGTGGAGCACCTTTCGCATCCGAAGCGCACCACCATCGCCTCCGTGCCGGTCCGCATGGACGACGGGTCCGTCAAGGCCTTCACGGCCTACCGCTGCCAGTATTCGGACGCGCTCGGCCCGACGAAGGGCGGCATCCGCTACCACCCCGACGTGAGCCTCGACGAGGTCATCGCGCTTGCGGCGTGGATGACGTGGAAATGCGCCGTCGCCGGCCTCCCGTACGGCGGCGCGAAGGGCGGCGTCGTCTGCGACCCGCGCGGCTTCTCGAAGGGCGAGCTCGAGCGCCTCACGCGCCGCCTCACGGTCGAGTTCATTAACGTCTTCGGTCCCGAGACCGATATCCCGGCCCCCGACGTCAACACGACGAGCGAGATGATGGGCTGGATCTACGACACGTACTCGATGGTCAAGGGCTACCACGCCGCGGGCGTCGTGACGGGCAAGCCCCTCACGCTCGGCGGAAGCCTCGGCCGACCCGAATCCACGGGCCGCGGCGTCGTCGACACGGCCGTCGCGGCGGCCGAGCACCTCAAGCTCGACCCGCAGCGCCTCACGGCCGTCGTGCAGGGCTTCGGCAAGGTCGGATCCTACGCCGCGCTCTTCCTCCAGCAGAAGGGCGTGCGCGTCGTCGGCGTCTCCGACGTAACGGGCGCGATCTACAACGAGAAGGGCATCGACGTCCCGAAGCTCATCGAGTACACGAAGCGCAACGGCGGCCTCATCCGCGGCTACCCCGAGGCGAAGGCCTGGGGCACGGACATCCTGACGGCGCCCTGCGACATCCTCGTTCCCGCCGCGCTCGAGAACCAGATCACCGCGCAGAACGCGAAGGAGATCCAGGCGCGCATCGTCGCCGAGGGCGCGAACGGCCCGACCACGGTGAAGGCGGACGACATCCTGCACAAGAACAACGTGTTCGTCGTGCCGGACATCGTCGCGAACTCCGGCGGCGTCGTCGTGAGCTACTTCGAATGGGTCCAGAACGCGAACAAGTTCGCGTGGACCGAGGACATCGTCAACCAGCGCCTCGCGGACACCATGCGCACGAGCTTCCGCAACACGGTGCGCGCGTCCGAGTCGAAGGGCGTCGACATGCGCACGGGCGCGTACATCCTCGCGCTCGAGCGCTGCGGCGAGGCCATCCGGGCCCGCGGCCTCTTCCCGTGA